TCATATGGAGGCGGTGCAATGGGGCTGTTCCATTGTCTCATATCACCTCCTTTCTTTATATATGGAAATGATTAATATTCTGCAGGATATAAAGAGAGAAATGATCTAATTGAAGCCTAAAGAGGAGGGGTAAGATGGAGGAATTGGTGAATAAAGCGTCAGGCATGGTTTGGAGCCTTGGTTTGGTAGCGTTTGCACTTGGTGCGGGATTGTTCTTTTCTGTTTTGACGCGTTTTGTACAATTTAGATATTTCAAGGAAATGATCAAGCTTCTTTTTGAAAAAGGTAAACCCGAATCGGGTGTGACCTCTTTTCAGGCGTTTACGATGGCGTTAGCCGGCCGGGTTGGTATAGGAAATATTGCCGGAGTCGCTACTGCTATTGCGTTTGGTGGTCCGGGGGCAGTTTTCTGGATGTGGGTCATGGCCTTATTAGGAGGTGCAAGTGCTTTTATTGAATCTACTCTTGCACAGGTTTATAAAGTAAAAGATGGTAATCAATACCGAGGCGGAACCCCTTATTTTATTGAAAAAGGCTTAAATATGAAAGGCTTCGGGGTGTTTGTTGCTATTGTTGTTACCCTTTGTTACGGAATCTTAGTTCCAGGTATTCAGGCCAACACAATTGCTGTTGGATTCGAAAACACAATTGGCCTTAATAAAAGTATCACTGGCATTGTTCTTGTTGTATTGCTTGGCATAATTATTTTTGGCGGCGTTAAGCGTATTGCTACTGTTTCAGAAAAGGTTGTTCCTTTTATGGCTTTAGGGTATGTGGTTATCACGTTCGTTCTTTTATTTGCGAATGCAACAGAAATTCCAGCAATGCTTTGGCTGATTATTTCAAGTGCTTTTGGTGCCAATGAAATGTTTGGCGGAATTATCGGGGCAGCAATTGCATGGGGCGTTAAGCGAGCAATATTCTCTAATGTTGCTGGTGTCGGAGAAGGGACCTATAGTTCAGCCGCAGCACATGTATCCCACCCAGCTAAACAAGGTCTTGTACAAGGCTTTTCCGTCTATATTGATACTATCATTGTTTGCACAGCAACAGCACTTATGATACTAATCACCGGCATGTACAGTGTTACACCAGAAGGACAGCAGCCAATTGTAGAGAATATCTCAGGTGTTGAGGCGGGACCAATGTGGACACAGGCCGCTGTTGAAAGTGTTATCCCTGGATTTGGCGGTTTGTTTGTTGCGATTGCTATCTTTTTCTTCGCCTTTACGACTCTGATGGCATACTACTATATTTCTGAAACAACACTCGTTTACCTCGGCAGAAAAAGAAATTTAAAAGGGTTAAAAATAGGCTTAATGATTCTTTTCTTAGGAATGATTTACCTTGGAAGTGTCGAAAACGCATCTCTATTATGGGCACTCGGCGACTTTGGTTTCGGAAGCATGGCTTGGCTTAACTTAGTGGCAATTTTACTCTTAACTAAAACAGCTTTAAAAGTATTTAAAGACTATGAGAAACAGAAGAAAGCAGGCATTGAACCAGTCTTCGATCCGGTTAAACTTGGTATTAAAGGAGCTGATTTTTGGGAAGAGAGATTAAAGAAAAATAATACGAAAAATAACAGGAAAATAGAAGAGAAGCCATTGGAGAAAAGTAATTAAAGCTATAAAACTTTCAATACTGAGGATAAAACCATTATTACGGTTGGTGATAGTTTCGCTTTTATTTATTTCTATCCTCTAAATAGTTTCTCGGAATTTGTTGGGGGACGGAACATTATAAGGGATGGAATGTACCGGTTAGAGTAGATAAGGTGCAGTGGATAATATGGGGAACAGGTTAGGTATTTTAAAGCTTATACCTATACCGGTGTCAGTTTTTGTAGAAGAATGATAAATAATAATCATAGCCGAATATGATAAAATAAAGTAGTAACCGAATATTGTGAGGGTGGTTGGTTGTCACTCTTCCTTCTGGCTATATCTAGTCTGAAAGGAGGTGATAATTATGGAAACATTTCTTGAGTTTGCAAGAGAAGTTTTGAAAGGGGTTGTACGTGCAATTAGTGCATATTTCTTTAAAAGAACTTTTCTTGAACGAAAGAAAACCACCCAACGCCGTCACAAGCATAGGGGTGGTTCTCAACGAAAATAAAACGGTTTGACAACCACCATCCTGACGGTAGATGGTTGCAGGGAGAAGTGTTAGCGCACTTCTCTCTTTATCTATATCCATTATACATGAATTTATTCTAAGATTCTAGACTTAAGTGGTTCGGAGATTGCCCAGGCCCCATCTAAAATAACATTAAAAGTCGTATGGAGTTCTGTAAAGCAGAGCCAAAACATCCTCGTCCACAACGGACGAGGATGTTTTTAACAGAATAAATCATTCTTCTTCGGATTATTCAGCCCAAACAGCGGTCTGATAAACAAGGCAACTCCTGTACCAAGCATTGCCATAACCATCCATACCCAGCCGTGCAAGCTGAATGAGGCAATCCCGCCAAAGTATGCGCCAATGTTACAGCCAAAGGCAAGACGTGCGCCATATCCCATTAGTAATCCACCAACGATGGAGGCACTCGCTGGGCCGACTTTTAATTTTTTAGGCTTGAAATTACCTTGTGCAGTTGCAGCAATGAAGGCACCTAAGATAACCCCAAAGTTCATCACACTTGTGGAGTCAGCAAGAACACTTTGGCTTAGTGCCATGCCGTTTGCCCCTTGGAAATATCCCCATGAAGCAACGTCGACCCCAACAAAATCAAGTGTTTTTCCACCCCATAAAGCAAAGGCAGATGTAATTCCCCATGGCTGTCCGCGGACTGCTAGTGTCAGAGCATTTAAGATTGCTAGAATCAATCCAGCAGCAACTAGTGGCCATGCACCTCTAAAGATTTTCTTCCAACCGCTTGTTGTTGCGAGCGGCTTCATCATCGGAGGTTTTCTTCTCTTCGCAAATTGAGCAAGAATAAAGTAAATCGCAACGAAAGCAATCATTTGGACTACCCAAGCTCCACCATACCCGAGATTTGTAGATGTAGCAAGGGAGAATGGCTCAAGTGATGGCGTGCTCATCCAGAATGGGAAATGAAGCGCACCAATTGTGGAACCAATAATAAAGGCTATCAGTGTAAGGATCATCGAGCTGGAGCCCCCACCAAGATTATAAAGTGATCCAGAGGCACAGCCGTTTCCAAGCTGCATGCCAATACCAAATAAAAATGAGCCAAATATGACACTCATTCCTACTGGAGAAACATATCCCGCAGGATCGGCCCCAGTAAATGAAAATCCAGTACTAAGAATGATGGCAAATAATGTAGTCGCAACCATGAGCATCAGCATATGCGCCTGGATGCCCTGTGTATTTCCAACGGACATAAGCCGTCTGAAAGCTGATGTAAATCCAAAACGGGCCTGCAATAAAGTAACACCTAATGCAATTCCTATTAAATAAAGAACTCCTTGCACCATATTAGTCGTGCTGGCAATTGCAATAAATAAAATAACTGCAGCGATAATTCCAAGTGTTAGATATGGTTTTTGAATAGGCTGGAGTTCTTTAATCACTGTTGTTGGATGTTTCGTAAATGTCTTTGATGATACGGTTGCTTGCTGTTCCAACGTAAAAACCTCCTTATTCCCATTAAAATAATGGGGTTTATATGTATTAAAGTTTATAAGAAATACGGAGGTTTGTAAAGATGTTGGATTTGATTAACAGTTTCTATTGACAAGGGGGGTGACTCCAGTATAACGATATAAACATTTCTCGGTATAACCATACTGCATTTAAATTATAAAATAATTAATGCTAAATAAAGTCCTTTGTCAGCAATAATGTGGTCAGATTTTAATTGCAAAATGTCATCCAACAAGAAAGCAGCAGATTATGGCTGCCAAATGCCCTAGGCTAAGTTCATACATAAATGAAAAACTTAAGTCTTTAGATTAATCCCCAAATCTAGATTTCTCATCTTCATAATTAATCTATTATTTGATAATATATAGGATGTTACATTCTTTAAAAAACTAATTTAAAAGCATAATTCGCAACTTTGTAGATATAGACCAGCATAATGAAAATAAAAAGGAAGATTACTATGCATAAAACCCTTTCCTGGGCAGCTGTTATCCTCTGGATGGGGTTGATTTTTTACTTATCACATCAACCTGCTGCAGAGTCTAGTGAACTTAGTACAGGAGTTACAGAAATAGTGTTAAGTATAATAGAAAAAATGGTTCCCAATGAGGGTTTAGATGTTAATCGTATTCATCATCTGATTCGAAAAAATGCTCATTTCTTCATATACTTTTTCCTTGGAATGCTAGTGCTTTATGCATTAAGAAAGAGCAAGGGAACAGGATATCAAACAATCGGGTTAGCAATGCTTATCTGTGTGCTATATGCAATTTCCGATGAGGTCCACCAGCTTTTTGTTCCAGGCAGAGGGGCTCAAGTGATGGATGTGCTAATTGATAGTGGAGGAGCTAGTGTGGGGATAGTGAGTTATTTATTGTTAGGTCAATTGAAAGTTACTGTCCGCAGAAAATGAGTGTGAACAATGTTTATGTAGAATTGTTGCAAAAGTTAGATTAAATGGAATAAATAAGAATGCTAAAAAGAGGGAGACAGGAAATGACTAGAAAATCACATCATAAGAAATCCAGAAAGCTATGGTTGAAAATTCCACTGATTTTAATTGGACTGCTTGTCCTTGGAGGAGGGGCATATGCCTTTTCCATTTATAATAATGCTGCTAAGACGGTAAATGAAAAAATGCATGAGCCCGTGAAGTCTATTGATCGAGAAACGACGAAAAAGAAAATGGAAGCAACCGAACATCTTAATATATTATTGTTGGGAATTGATTCACAAGAAGGTACGAGCGGCCGATCTGACGCATTGATGGTTCTATCACTTGATCCAACAGACGATTCTATGAAGCTAATTAGTATCCCGCGAGATACGAGAACAACAATTGCCGGTAAAGGAATTGAAGATAAGATAAATCACGCCCATGCATTTGGCGGTACTGAAATGTCTATTGAGACGATCGAAAATTTCTTAGATATTGAGCTTGATTATTATGTACGAATGAACATGGACGGACTATCTGAGCTAGTAAACGAACTCGGAACAATTACAGTAGATAATGAGATTGCTTGGAATGATGGTACATATGACTTTAATGCTGGTCCAGTTGAACTCGATGGTGATAAGACAATGGCTTTTGTTCGAATGCGCAAGCAGGATCCAAACGGGGACTTTGGCCGAACATCCAGACAGAGGCAAGTAATCGAAGGCATTATTAACAAAGGTGCTTCTGTTGGGTCTGTCACAAAAATCAACAGCACAATCGACGTACTAGGTAATAACATGGCAACAAATCTGGATTTTGACGATATGAAGAAACTGTTGTCCGGATATAAAAATACAAGGAACAATGTTGAAAGCTATCAGCTGCAAGGGAACGGAACAACGATTGATGGCGTTTATTATTTGATTGTGTCTGGTGAGGAGATTGAGAAGGTTAGAGGGATGATTGAAGGAGAGGTATAGGAAATGTTGTGTTTGGCATTTAATTTTGTGTGATATGACAATCGGTATTATCTGGATGAAAGATTTATATCTAAAGGAACTTAACATGGAGCCTCTGTGGTAAAGGTGAAAGGCTATAAAGCAAGGTTTGTACTTGCTTGGAGCATACCAATACCACTTCTCCATGTATAGTTGTGTTTATACTGAATTCATTGAAACGCTTGATTGTCAAGAGATAATAAAAGTATCAAAGGGACCGCATTCTTCTCTCAGTTAACTAGGTCACCAAGATTAATAGATATGTTTTTCGCTGTGAAAACAGTAGATGAAATCTATCTACTCTTTAATAATTTCTCGTTCATTTAAAGATTGTACAGGACGATGGTTGTCAGGAAAAATGTCTTGGAATGCTTGAATTTGTACGTCTGACATTTCGATTGGTTGCTCAAAAATCATCCATTTCACTTCTTCTGTACAAGGAGGTGTCGTTAGAGAACCGTTATAATGGAAAGATGTTTGATCTT
This region of Oceanobacillus sp. FSL K6-2867 genomic DNA includes:
- a CDS encoding LCP family protein; this translates as MTRKSHHKKSRKLWLKIPLILIGLLVLGGGAYAFSIYNNAAKTVNEKMHEPVKSIDRETTKKKMEATEHLNILLLGIDSQEGTSGRSDALMVLSLDPTDDSMKLISIPRDTRTTIAGKGIEDKINHAHAFGGTEMSIETIENFLDIELDYYVRMNMDGLSELVNELGTITVDNEIAWNDGTYDFNAGPVELDGDKTMAFVRMRKQDPNGDFGRTSRQRQVIEGIINKGASVGSVTKINSTIDVLGNNMATNLDFDDMKKLLSGYKNTRNNVESYQLQGNGTTIDGVYYLIVSGEEIEKVRGMIEGEV
- a CDS encoding alanine/glycine:cation symporter family protein; the encoded protein is MEELVNKASGMVWSLGLVAFALGAGLFFSVLTRFVQFRYFKEMIKLLFEKGKPESGVTSFQAFTMALAGRVGIGNIAGVATAIAFGGPGAVFWMWVMALLGGASAFIESTLAQVYKVKDGNQYRGGTPYFIEKGLNMKGFGVFVAIVVTLCYGILVPGIQANTIAVGFENTIGLNKSITGIVLVVLLGIIIFGGVKRIATVSEKVVPFMALGYVVITFVLLFANATEIPAMLWLIISSAFGANEMFGGIIGAAIAWGVKRAIFSNVAGVGEGTYSSAAAHVSHPAKQGLVQGFSVYIDTIIVCTATALMILITGMYSVTPEGQQPIVENISGVEAGPMWTQAAVESVIPGFGGLFVAIAIFFFAFTTLMAYYYISETTLVYLGRKRNLKGLKIGLMILFLGMIYLGSVENASLLWALGDFGFGSMAWLNLVAILLLTKTALKVFKDYEKQKKAGIEPVFDPVKLGIKGADFWEERLKKNNTKNNRKIEEKPLEKSN
- a CDS encoding VanZ family protein; the protein is MHKTLSWAAVILWMGLIFYLSHQPAAESSELSTGVTEIVLSIIEKMVPNEGLDVNRIHHLIRKNAHFFIYFFLGMLVLYALRKSKGTGYQTIGLAMLICVLYAISDEVHQLFVPGRGAQVMDVLIDSGGASVGIVSYLLLGQLKVTVRRK
- a CDS encoding YeeE/YedE family protein, which codes for MEQQATVSSKTFTKHPTTVIKELQPIQKPYLTLGIIAAVILFIAIASTTNMVQGVLYLIGIALGVTLLQARFGFTSAFRRLMSVGNTQGIQAHMLMLMVATTLFAIILSTGFSFTGADPAGYVSPVGMSVIFGSFLFGIGMQLGNGCASGSLYNLGGGSSSMILTLIAFIIGSTIGALHFPFWMSTPSLEPFSLATSTNLGYGGAWVVQMIAFVAIYFILAQFAKRRKPPMMKPLATTSGWKKIFRGAWPLVAAGLILAILNALTLAVRGQPWGITSAFALWGGKTLDFVGVDVASWGYFQGANGMALSQSVLADSTSVMNFGVILGAFIAATAQGNFKPKKLKVGPASASIVGGLLMGYGARLAFGCNIGAYFGGIASFSLHGWVWMVMAMLGTGVALFIRPLFGLNNPKKNDLFC